Proteins encoded together in one Streptomyces umbrinus window:
- a CDS encoding alpha/beta hydrolase, whose translation MMKTKKSKRNIGLTAVSGVVLGLALPLTATASAAPTALRAKPLDWVKCEGSGFGPRQECATVDVPMDYTDPEGEKIGIAVSRIRSEKPAVRRGALLLIPGGPGGSTLEEQSDKAMKLPREVREAYDLVVFDPRGNGRSAPVSCGFERPDLAATTFRPWPAGPDGSVAGNLTAARRMAGACERNGGELMRHIDTVANAHDVDRIRAALGERKLSAWGVSYGSYLGAVYNQLFPHRTDRFVLDSNLDANADAHGGQVSRGLWAGFEKGVESVFPEFAKWASAPGNPYRLADTAAEVRPVFLRLAARLDRAPIPWPGANPAELNGNVLRQSLLDAFYDPEGFPAAARLILAARKGTVPPAPEPPPEALLQNGLAVASATFCNEGRWPTSAARYQKEVDESRAKYPLTAGMPRNATLCAAWPYPPKQDPVRITDRGPSTILMVQNERDPAAPLAGARELRAALGGRAVMVTVNATGHDAYLGNGNSCGDAAVTRFLVTGERPAKDTYCR comes from the coding sequence ATGATGAAGACGAAGAAGAGCAAGCGAAACATCGGCCTGACCGCCGTCTCCGGCGTGGTGCTCGGGCTCGCCCTGCCGCTCACCGCGACCGCTTCGGCCGCCCCAACCGCCTTACGAGCCAAGCCTCTTGACTGGGTGAAGTGCGAGGGGAGCGGGTTCGGCCCCCGGCAGGAGTGCGCGACCGTCGACGTGCCCATGGACTACACGGACCCCGAGGGCGAGAAGATCGGTATCGCCGTCTCGCGCATCCGGAGCGAGAAGCCGGCCGTGCGCCGCGGGGCCCTGCTGCTGATCCCCGGAGGGCCCGGCGGCAGCACCCTCGAAGAACAGTCGGACAAGGCGATGAAGCTGCCGCGGGAGGTGCGGGAGGCATACGACCTCGTCGTGTTCGATCCCCGGGGCAACGGGCGGTCGGCGCCGGTGAGTTGCGGGTTCGAGCGGCCCGACCTGGCCGCGACCACGTTCCGGCCGTGGCCCGCAGGCCCGGACGGGTCCGTCGCCGGGAACCTGACCGCAGCCCGGCGGATGGCGGGCGCCTGCGAGCGCAACGGCGGGGAGCTGATGCGGCACATCGACACCGTCGCCAACGCACATGACGTCGACCGCATCCGGGCGGCGCTCGGCGAGCGGAAGCTGTCCGCCTGGGGCGTCTCGTACGGCTCGTATCTCGGCGCCGTCTACAACCAGTTGTTCCCGCACCGCACCGACCGGTTCGTGCTCGACAGCAATCTGGACGCCAACGCGGACGCCCACGGCGGCCAGGTCTCCCGTGGTCTGTGGGCCGGGTTCGAGAAGGGGGTCGAGAGCGTCTTCCCCGAGTTCGCCAAGTGGGCCTCGGCGCCCGGGAATCCGTACCGGCTGGCCGATACGGCGGCCGAGGTGCGGCCGGTGTTCCTGCGGCTCGCCGCCCGCCTCGACCGCGCGCCGATCCCCTGGCCCGGCGCCAATCCGGCCGAACTGAACGGCAACGTGCTGCGGCAGAGCCTGCTCGACGCGTTCTACGACCCCGAAGGCTTCCCGGCCGCGGCCCGGTTGATCCTGGCGGCCCGGAAGGGCACCGTCCCGCCCGCGCCCGAGCCGCCCCCGGAGGCGCTGCTGCAGAACGGCCTCGCCGTCGCCTCCGCGACCTTCTGCAACGAGGGGAGGTGGCCCACGTCGGCCGCCCGCTACCAGAAGGAGGTCGACGAGAGCCGCGCCAAGTACCCGCTGACCGCCGGAATGCCGAGGAACGCGACCCTCTGCGCCGCCTGGCCGTACCCGCCGAAGCAGGACCCGGTACGGATCACCGACCGCGGACCCTCCACCATCCTCATGGTCCAGAACGAGCGTGACCCCGCCGCCCCGCTCGCCGGCGCCCGTGAACTCCGCGCCGCCCTCGGCGGGCGCGCCGTCATGGTGACCGTGAACGCCACCGGACACGACGCCTACCTCGGCAACGGCAACTCCTGCGGGGACGCGGCCGTCACCCGCTTCCTGGTCACGGGGGAACGGCCCGCCAAGGACACGTACTGCCGCTAG
- a CDS encoding serine/threonine-protein kinase, with translation MDHATEVFQPLQADDPPMVAGYRLAARLGAGGMGRVYLSHTQGGRPVAIKVIRPELADDPIFRRGFRREIKAAQRVRGAYTAELIDGDADAVPPWLATLYVPGPSLAESVARRGPLPVPAVLWLMAGVAEALGAIHAAGIVHRDLKPSNVLLAADGPRVIDFGISLASGVTSHTATGATVGTPQFMAPEQASGGEVTAATDVFALGQTAAFAALGEPLYGDGNSVGVLYRIVHSEPDLSLLPEQLRPLMARCLAADPGERATPAEIVEWCRQRLGRDADAGAGPAVWREVMGPEVTVPSPVPHPTPVHTTPLLQQPQLQRRPQPTVPDERRARRRRTRVFSAVVTVGALLSAGVAWTTLDMSDRLRDRNSAESSTSGQESSARSSTSSSTSGASSGSGAGGRTSGGSRPSSTASEPPKPIAYPVQMLNATIPLDMKDPYRFLKDAKDVKDDRSAKERKADIRFVCGQTCALESDTSLIDWVPSEKPGATLESCRATLADADHRLPLAIVAAGSEICFEHPSGDIALFVVDVKSTALPDSGFVSGDLTVWRGAA, from the coding sequence ATGGACCACGCGACTGAGGTGTTCCAGCCACTGCAGGCGGACGATCCGCCCATGGTGGCCGGCTATCGCCTCGCCGCCCGGCTCGGCGCGGGAGGCATGGGCCGGGTCTACCTGTCGCACACCCAGGGCGGCCGACCGGTGGCGATCAAGGTGATCCGGCCGGAGCTGGCCGACGACCCGATCTTCCGGCGGGGGTTCCGCAGGGAGATAAAGGCGGCCCAGCGGGTCCGGGGCGCGTACACCGCGGAGCTGATCGACGGCGACGCGGATGCTGTACCGCCCTGGCTGGCCACGCTGTACGTGCCCGGCCCCTCGCTGGCGGAGTCCGTCGCCCGGCGCGGACCACTGCCGGTACCGGCAGTGCTGTGGCTGATGGCAGGGGTGGCAGAGGCCCTGGGGGCCATCCATGCCGCGGGAATCGTGCACCGGGACCTGAAGCCGTCCAACGTGCTGCTGGCCGCCGACGGGCCGCGGGTGATCGACTTCGGCATCTCGCTGGCCTCCGGCGTCACTTCGCACACAGCCACGGGAGCCACCGTCGGCACGCCCCAGTTCATGGCTCCCGAGCAGGCGTCCGGGGGTGAGGTCACGGCGGCGACCGACGTGTTCGCGCTCGGCCAGACAGCGGCGTTCGCCGCGCTGGGTGAGCCGTTGTACGGGGACGGCAACTCGGTCGGCGTGCTGTACCGGATCGTGCACTCGGAACCTGACCTGTCCTTGCTGCCCGAGCAGCTCCGTCCGCTGATGGCCCGGTGCCTCGCGGCCGATCCGGGGGAGCGGGCCACTCCGGCGGAGATCGTCGAGTGGTGCCGGCAGCGGCTGGGCCGGGATGCCGACGCGGGCGCCGGGCCGGCCGTCTGGCGGGAGGTCATGGGGCCGGAGGTGACGGTTCCGTCCCCGGTTCCCCACCCGACCCCGGTGCACACGACGCCGTTGCTCCAGCAGCCGCAACTGCAGCGGCGTCCGCAGCCGACGGTGCCGGACGAGCGGCGGGCCCGCCGACGGCGTACCAGGGTGTTCTCGGCCGTCGTGACGGTGGGTGCGCTGCTGTCGGCGGGTGTGGCATGGACGACCCTGGACATGTCGGACCGGCTCCGCGACCGGAACTCGGCCGAGTCCTCGACGTCCGGTCAGGAGTCCTCGGCACGGTCGTCGACTTCCTCATCGACGTCCGGGGCGTCCTCGGGGTCGGGAGCCGGGGGCCGGACATCAGGAGGTTCACGCCCCTCCTCGACCGCGTCCGAGCCGCCGAAACCGATCGCGTACCCCGTGCAGATGCTGAACGCGACGATACCCCTGGACATGAAGGATCCCTACCGCTTCCTCAAGGACGCCAAAGACGTCAAGGACGACAGGAGCGCCAAGGAACGCAAGGCGGACATCCGCTTCGTCTGCGGGCAGACCTGCGCGCTGGAGAGCGACACGAGTCTGATCGACTGGGTGCCTTCCGAGAAGCCGGGTGCCACCCTGGAATCCTGTCGCGCAACCCTCGCCGACGCCGACCACAGGCTCCCGCTCGCCATTGTGGCGGCCGGCAGCGAGATCTGCTTCGAACACCCCTCCGGAGACATCGCTCTGTTCGTGGTCGATGTGAAGTCGACCGCCCTGCCGGACAGCGGTTTCGTGTCCGGGGACTTGACGGTCTGGCGGGGGGCGGCCTAG
- a CDS encoding CehA/McbA family metallohydrolase: MCEDDHSGDRSGDHGIGRRALFVTGAAAALTLGSVSFPSEAADAADASETRTVRGTLPTGSPDFVYLPVEVPDGVREIKVAYTYEKPAVPTGTAGNALDIGIFDQRGTELGGKGFRGWSGGARTEFFIRADDATPGYIPGPVKEGTWHIALGPYTVAPQGLPYEVTITLTYGEPGTVVKPVYPPSRAKGRGRAWYRGDCHLHSWYSDGRRTPAEIAALARAAGLDFINSSEHNTHSAHAHWASEAGDDLLILLGEEVTTRNGHVVALGTDPGTFVDWRYRARDNRFGKYARRIREAGGLVVPAHPHATCVGCNWKFGFGEADAVEVWNGPFGPDDEVSLADWDSMLVASVREGRGDGGGGRGWIPAMGNSDAHRDPDPVGTPQTVVLADDLTREAIQEGIRAGRSYVAESRKVSLSFSAAGPKGEHAGIGGRLKVDRDDPVTVTLEASGVPRCTVRFVTDQGVLHTSAVLPVSGAGVVEWRTTAQYAAYVRAEVRHEAAVGPLPGALAAFTNPIFLGRG, from the coding sequence ATGTGCGAGGACGACCACAGCGGAGACCGCAGCGGTGACCACGGCATCGGCAGACGCGCGCTGTTCGTGACGGGAGCCGCCGCCGCGCTTACGTTGGGAAGCGTGAGCTTTCCGAGCGAGGCCGCCGACGCGGCGGACGCGTCCGAGACCCGGACGGTCCGCGGCACCCTGCCCACCGGTTCGCCGGACTTCGTGTACCTGCCCGTCGAAGTCCCGGACGGCGTACGGGAGATCAAGGTCGCGTACACCTACGAGAAGCCTGCCGTACCGACCGGCACCGCGGGCAACGCGCTCGACATCGGCATCTTCGACCAGCGCGGCACCGAGCTGGGCGGCAAGGGATTCCGCGGCTGGTCGGGCGGGGCACGCACGGAGTTCTTCATCCGCGCGGACGACGCGACGCCGGGCTACATCCCGGGCCCGGTCAAGGAGGGCACCTGGCACATCGCGCTGGGCCCGTACACCGTGGCCCCGCAGGGACTCCCGTACGAGGTCACCATCACGCTGACGTACGGCGAGCCGGGCACGGTCGTGAAGCCGGTGTACCCGCCGTCGCGGGCCAAGGGGCGCGGGCGCGCCTGGTACCGGGGCGACTGCCATCTGCACTCCTGGTACTCCGACGGCCGCCGCACCCCGGCCGAGATCGCGGCCCTCGCGCGGGCGGCGGGCCTGGACTTCATCAACTCGTCCGAGCACAACACGCACTCCGCGCACGCCCATTGGGCCTCGGAGGCCGGTGACGACCTGCTGATCCTGCTCGGCGAGGAGGTGACGACGAGGAACGGTCACGTCGTCGCGCTCGGCACCGACCCGGGGACGTTCGTCGACTGGCGCTACCGGGCGCGCGACAACCGCTTCGGCAAGTACGCGCGCCGGATCCGCGAGGCCGGAGGCCTGGTCGTGCCCGCCCATCCGCACGCCACCTGCGTCGGCTGCAACTGGAAGTTCGGCTTCGGCGAGGCGGACGCGGTCGAGGTGTGGAACGGCCCGTTCGGCCCCGACGACGAGGTGTCGCTGGCCGACTGGGACAGCATGCTGGTCGCCTCCGTGCGTGAGGGCCGGGGCGACGGTGGGGGTGGCCGGGGCTGGATTCCGGCGATGGGCAACAGCGACGCCCACCGGGATCCCGATCCGGTCGGCACCCCGCAGACCGTCGTCCTCGCCGACGACCTGACCCGCGAGGCGATCCAGGAGGGCATCCGCGCGGGCCGCTCGTACGTGGCGGAGTCGCGGAAGGTGTCGCTGTCGTTCTCCGCGGCCGGCCCGAAGGGCGAACACGCGGGGATCGGCGGGCGGTTGAAGGTCGACCGCGACGATCCGGTCACCGTCACCCTGGAGGCGTCGGGGGTGCCGCGCTGCACTGTCCGCTTCGTCACGGACCAAGGTGTGCTGCACACGAGCGCGGTGCTGCCGGTGTCCGGGGCCGGGGTGGTGGAGTGGCGTACGACTGCGCAGTACGCGGCGTATGTGCGGGCGGAGGTGCGGCATGAGGCTGCGGTCGGGCCGCTGCCCGGGGCGTTGGCCGCGTTCACGAATCCGATCTTCCTCGGCCGCGGGTGA
- a CDS encoding TetR/AcrR family transcriptional regulator gives MAETGTTTPRERYRTQVRTEIKERAWEQIATAGATALSLNAIAKQMGMSGPALYRYFAGRDELITELIRDAYSSLADTLRTAAESGADLTALAHALREWALADPHRYLLIYGTPVPGYHAPGDVTGIAQGIMATLLDACAALPSDGPATPFDAHLESHRQWAAGHPAPPAALHRGLALWTRLHGVLSLELAGHFTGMGFDPALLYAAELDDLLRI, from the coding sequence ATGGCGGAGACCGGTACGACGACCCCGCGAGAGCGCTACCGCACCCAGGTGCGTACGGAGATCAAGGAACGCGCGTGGGAGCAGATCGCCACGGCGGGGGCGACCGCGCTCTCCCTCAACGCGATCGCCAAGCAGATGGGCATGAGCGGCCCCGCGCTCTACCGGTACTTCGCCGGCCGGGACGAGCTGATCACCGAGCTGATCAGGGACGCGTACAGCAGCCTCGCAGACACCCTCCGGACGGCCGCCGAATCCGGGGCCGACCTCACCGCGCTCGCGCACGCCCTGCGCGAGTGGGCCCTCGCGGACCCCCACCGCTACCTCCTCATCTACGGCACGCCCGTACCCGGCTACCACGCGCCGGGCGACGTCACCGGAATCGCGCAGGGCATCATGGCGACGTTGCTCGACGCCTGCGCCGCACTGCCCTCGGACGGCCCCGCGACGCCGTTCGACGCCCACCTGGAAAGCCACCGCCAGTGGGCGGCGGGCCACCCCGCCCCGCCCGCGGCCCTCCATCGGGGCCTGGCGCTCTGGACCCGGCTGCACGGCGTTCTGTCCCTGGAGCTCGCCGGTCACTTCACCGGGATGGGCTTCGACCCCGCGCTGCTGTACGCGGCCGAACTGGACGACCTGCTCAGGATCTGA
- a CDS encoding protein kinase domain-containing protein, which yields MDGLDPADPGWIGGYRLLGRLGEGGMGRVYLARSERGRTVAVKVVREELARKPDFRRRFAQEVKAARRVGGDWTAPVLDADTEAPTPWVATGYVAGPSLAEVVDEQYGPLPPKSVRALAIGLIRALQAIHGAGLVHRDLKPSNVLVTIDGPRVIDFGIARALDTAVQSADGLTKPGALVGSPGFMAPEQVRGERVTFASDVFCLGAVLAYTATGRLPFGTAEGGIHSLLFRIAEEEADLEGVPEAWQGLIAACLAKDPAQRPSLDTLLASAEEVPGAPAGREGRGGAWLPGEVLAELGRHAVRLLDSEDPQGPAPASGPVSGASAQVRIPSPAPASGPIPASSPVPGFGPPLAYSPTAPSWQSPQPGSPHPHSPLPGGFHAQSPLPGGLHPHSPPPGHLQAPQFSSPAYGSRLPAPRSTRGLSIALALLLALFVVPLLLRIAVLGVAYSRLSAAPSTSATDLIQDYKYLSVASLGTEVLTVFVGIAVVIVWAFWFQRSRGNAEAFAPGRIRHASGMAAGSWFIPVVNFYMPKQIGNDIWTATTGRPAGAGRWLLHTWWWFWVAYFLAYANDSWASWYDRDLAVAATDTIVTSQAANIIGIVTAVLAILFVRRLTNLQQARMAGGA from the coding sequence ATGGACGGGTTGGACCCGGCTGATCCGGGCTGGATCGGTGGATATCGACTGCTCGGCAGACTCGGTGAGGGCGGCATGGGGCGGGTCTATCTGGCCCGTTCCGAGCGCGGCCGTACGGTCGCGGTCAAGGTCGTCAGGGAGGAGCTGGCCCGCAAGCCGGACTTCAGGCGCCGCTTCGCGCAGGAGGTGAAGGCGGCGCGGCGGGTCGGCGGCGACTGGACCGCGCCCGTGCTCGACGCCGACACCGAGGCACCGACGCCCTGGGTCGCCACCGGTTACGTCGCCGGCCCCTCGCTCGCCGAGGTGGTGGACGAGCAGTACGGCCCGCTGCCTCCGAAGTCCGTGCGGGCGCTGGCGATCGGGCTCATCCGCGCGCTCCAGGCCATCCACGGCGCGGGTCTCGTGCACCGCGACCTCAAGCCCTCCAACGTGCTGGTGACGATCGACGGGCCCCGCGTCATCGACTTCGGCATCGCGCGCGCCCTCGACACGGCCGTGCAGTCCGCCGACGGGCTCACCAAGCCCGGGGCCCTCGTGGGGTCCCCGGGCTTCATGGCGCCCGAGCAGGTGCGCGGGGAGCGGGTGACGTTCGCGAGCGACGTCTTCTGCCTCGGTGCCGTGCTGGCGTACACCGCGACGGGGCGGCTGCCCTTCGGTACCGCCGAGGGCGGTATCCACTCGCTGCTCTTCCGTATCGCGGAGGAGGAGGCGGATCTTGAGGGCGTACCCGAGGCGTGGCAGGGACTGATCGCGGCCTGCCTCGCGAAGGACCCTGCCCAACGGCCCTCTCTGGACACGCTGTTGGCGTCGGCCGAGGAGGTGCCGGGCGCACCGGCCGGCAGAGAGGGCAGGGGCGGCGCGTGGCTGCCCGGCGAGGTGCTGGCGGAGCTGGGCAGACACGCCGTACGCCTCCTGGACAGCGAGGACCCGCAGGGCCCCGCGCCGGCGTCGGGTCCCGTGTCCGGGGCGAGCGCCCAGGTGCGGATACCGAGCCCGGCACCGGCATCCGGCCCCATACCGGCATCGAGTCCCGTACCGGGCTTCGGCCCTCCCCTCGCGTACTCCCCGACGGCGCCCTCGTGGCAGAGCCCGCAGCCCGGCAGTCCCCACCCGCACAGCCCGTTGCCCGGCGGCTTCCACGCGCAGAGCCCGCTCCCCGGGGGTCTCCACCCCCACAGCCCGCCACCGGGGCATCTGCAGGCCCCGCAGTTCTCCTCTCCCGCCTACGGCTCCCGCTTGCCCGCCCCTCGCTCGACCCGTGGTCTCTCGATCGCCCTGGCCCTCCTGCTGGCCCTCTTCGTCGTGCCGCTGCTGCTGCGGATCGCCGTCCTCGGGGTGGCCTACTCCAGGCTCTCCGCGGCGCCCAGTACGTCCGCCACCGACCTCATTCAGGACTACAAGTACCTGAGCGTCGCGTCGCTGGGGACCGAGGTGCTCACCGTGTTCGTGGGCATCGCCGTGGTGATCGTGTGGGCGTTCTGGTTCCAGCGCAGCCGGGGCAACGCCGAGGCCTTCGCGCCGGGCCGCATCCGCCACGCGTCCGGGATGGCGGCCGGTTCGTGGTTCATCCCGGTCGTCAACTTCTACATGCCCAAGCAGATCGGCAACGATATCTGGACGGCGACGACCGGCAGGCCGGCCGGCGCCGGACGGTGGCTCCTTCACACGTGGTGGTGGTTCTGGGTCGCCTACTTCCTGGCGTACGCGAACGACTCATGGGCCAGCTGGTACGACAGGGACCTCGCCGTCGCGGCCACGGACACCATCGTCACCTCACAGGCGGCCAACATCATCGGCATCGTGACCGCCGTACTGGCCATCCTCTTCGTGCGACGGCTCACGAACCTCCAGCAGGCCCGCATGGCAGGAGGCGCCTAG
- a CDS encoding nitroreductase/quinone reductase family protein, translating to MSRYHETKFRVITKIQRWVANPVSRLLPFQTLLETTGRKSGLPRRTPVGGRRVGQEFWIVSEYGEKSQYVRNIQANPSVRVRDKGRWHHGTAHLLHKDDARTRLKSLPRMNSAAVRAVGTNLLTVRVDLTD from the coding sequence ATGTCGCGCTACCACGAGACCAAGTTCCGCGTCATCACGAAGATCCAGCGGTGGGTCGCCAACCCGGTGTCCAGACTGCTGCCGTTCCAGACGCTGTTGGAGACCACCGGACGCAAGTCGGGGCTGCCGCGGCGGACTCCGGTCGGCGGGCGGCGGGTCGGCCAGGAGTTCTGGATCGTGTCCGAGTACGGCGAGAAGTCGCAGTACGTAAGGAACATCCAGGCGAACCCGAGCGTCCGGGTCCGCGACAAGGGCCGGTGGCACCACGGCACCGCCCACCTGCTGCACAAGGACGACGCCCGCACCCGGCTGAAGTCCCTCCCGCGCATGAACAGCGCCGCGGTCCGAGCGGTCGGCACGAACCTGCTGACAGTGCGGGTGGATCTGACCGACTGA
- a CDS encoding medium chain dehydrogenase/reductase family protein has protein sequence MNTEALVEVVLPGKVEPEGLEFRHGAVPTAGPGQVLIRMEATGVSFAEQQMRRGRYYDQPAFPFVPGYDLVGTVTATGEGVEPGLTGTRVAALVKVGGWASHVIVDAADVVPVPDGVGAAEAETLVVNGITAWQMLHRKARVRAGHTVLVHGANGGVGSVLVQLAQAAGAKVIGTASARHHDALRAQGVTPVDYRTEDIPARVRELAPGGVDAVFDHVGGRSAIDSWRLLAPGGTLVAYGSASTRDDEGSKQLPVLKLLGRIWLWNTLPNRRRAYFFNIWAGRALAKNRFRTRLRADLTQVLAALQRGDITPRIAAQLPLSRIADALRLAESGTVAGKIVLNP, from the coding sequence ATGAACACCGAAGCACTCGTCGAGGTCGTCCTGCCGGGCAAGGTGGAGCCGGAAGGGCTGGAGTTCCGGCACGGAGCCGTCCCCACCGCGGGCCCCGGCCAGGTCCTGATCCGGATGGAGGCGACCGGCGTCTCCTTCGCCGAGCAGCAGATGCGCCGCGGCCGCTACTACGACCAGCCGGCGTTCCCCTTCGTCCCCGGCTACGACCTGGTCGGCACCGTGACCGCGACCGGCGAGGGCGTCGAGCCGGGCCTGACCGGCACCAGGGTGGCCGCACTGGTCAAGGTCGGCGGCTGGGCCAGCCACGTAATCGTCGACGCGGCGGACGTCGTGCCGGTGCCCGACGGGGTCGGCGCGGCGGAGGCGGAGACCCTGGTGGTCAACGGCATCACCGCCTGGCAGATGCTGCACCGCAAGGCCCGCGTCCGCGCCGGGCACACCGTCCTGGTGCACGGCGCCAACGGCGGCGTCGGCTCGGTCCTCGTCCAGCTCGCCCAGGCCGCGGGCGCGAAGGTGATCGGCACAGCGTCCGCTCGCCACCACGACGCGCTGCGGGCCCAGGGCGTCACCCCCGTCGACTACCGCACCGAGGACATCCCCGCGCGGGTCCGTGAACTCGCCCCCGGCGGAGTGGACGCCGTCTTCGACCACGTCGGCGGGCGCAGCGCGATCGACTCCTGGCGCCTCCTCGCGCCCGGCGGCACGCTCGTCGCCTACGGCAGCGCCTCCACCCGGGACGACGAGGGCTCCAAGCAGCTGCCCGTACTCAAGCTGCTCGGCCGGATCTGGCTGTGGAACACACTGCCCAACCGCCGCCGCGCCTACTTCTTCAACATCTGGGCCGGGCGGGCCCTGGCCAAGAACCGGTTCCGGACCCGGCTGCGCGCCGACCTCACCCAGGTCCTCGCGGCCCTCCAGCGCGGTGACATCACCCCCCGCATCGCCGCACAGCTACCGCTCTCCCGCATCGCCGACGCCCTGCGCCTGGCCGAGTCGGGCACGGTCGCCGGAAAGATCGTCCTGAACCCGTAG
- a CDS encoding protein kinase domain-containing protein: MPQHTGEPGAIGSIGGYELVDRLGSGGMGVVYLARSVSGRQVAVKVVHAQYALDEEFRARFRQEVAAARRVSGAFTAPVVDADPDAELPWMATLYVPGRTLSEMVDREGPLGGPELRALALGLVEALRDIHQAGVVHRDLKPSNVLMAGDGPRVIDFGISRAADSQALTVTGRLIGTPPFMSPEQFASPRDVTAASDVFSLGSLLVFAATGNGPFDGGSPYVTGYQVMNEPPSLDGVPQPLRGIIERCLDKDPAARPQLAELQGLFGAMPDTAAPAGPGVAHLPSVPGNGNVPRGPAGTTTSGTTTFGTTATGAAGRGRRARRLLVLGAVLAVTAAAVPVYHLVSGPDTTEGGLGDRASGAGASASPALPAGWQPWRTDLTRAVKNESLVTNVDSVDSGCVSGGASLYCAGTGFTVARIDAASGRVKWRFGSNSQAAARPLGVRDGIVYTHVQPNEDSVYSTQELVGVDTDSGKRVWTRTIDAGHSAAVFDGGLLAMSGEGEEFVALDPKTGEDLWRTPAKSSAGTACAPTVLGGAPYGICVNEDDPFKGDAGFLRLAPADGTARELAELPLLAEPLGAVGGRPLFALRQSEESQSDNGRDEPYRALLQVNPDNGDVVRIPLKGTPRGLPGLVGSAVYFVRPDGTVTATGADDGARLWQKGTQIENLSAPVLSTKYDHLYFANRYGRLLALDRRTGAVQWTTDKLNDPGTSAENRIPSTLLVKDALVAVAGDTAFSVRPDQPS, encoded by the coding sequence ATGCCGCAGCACACCGGGGAGCCGGGGGCCATCGGGTCCATAGGCGGCTACGAGCTCGTCGACCGGCTGGGCAGCGGCGGCATGGGGGTCGTGTACCTGGCGCGTTCGGTCTCGGGGCGGCAGGTCGCGGTCAAGGTCGTGCACGCGCAGTACGCGCTGGACGAGGAGTTCCGGGCCCGGTTCCGGCAGGAGGTCGCGGCGGCCCGGCGGGTGAGCGGGGCGTTCACGGCCCCGGTGGTGGACGCCGACCCGGACGCCGAACTGCCCTGGATGGCGACTCTGTACGTGCCGGGCCGAACGCTGTCCGAAATGGTGGACAGGGAAGGACCGTTGGGCGGGCCCGAACTGCGTGCGCTCGCGCTGGGGCTCGTCGAGGCACTGAGGGACATCCACCAGGCGGGTGTGGTGCACCGGGACCTGAAGCCGAGCAACGTCCTGATGGCCGGGGACGGCCCGCGCGTCATCGACTTCGGCATCTCGCGCGCCGCCGACAGCCAGGCCCTCACCGTGACCGGGCGGCTGATCGGCACCCCGCCCTTCATGTCTCCGGAACAGTTCGCCTCGCCCCGGGACGTCACCGCGGCCTCCGACGTGTTCTCGCTGGGCTCGCTCCTGGTGTTCGCGGCCACTGGCAACGGCCCCTTCGACGGCGGCAGCCCGTATGTGACGGGCTACCAGGTGATGAACGAGCCGCCGTCCCTGGACGGAGTCCCGCAGCCGCTGCGGGGCATCATCGAGCGCTGCCTGGACAAGGACCCGGCCGCCCGGCCCCAACTGGCCGAACTGCAGGGGCTGTTCGGCGCCATGCCGGACACGGCCGCTCCTGCCGGGCCGGGCGTGGCGCACCTGCCGAGCGTGCCGGGGAACGGGAATGTCCCCCGGGGGCCCGCCGGCACGACGACTTCCGGCACGACGACTTTTGGCACGACCGCGACGGGCGCCGCCGGCCGCGGACGCCGGGCACGCCGCCTGCTCGTGCTCGGCGCGGTCCTGGCCGTCACCGCGGCGGCCGTGCCGGTGTACCACCTGGTGTCGGGTCCGGACACCACCGAGGGCGGGCTCGGCGACCGCGCGTCCGGGGCCGGCGCCTCCGCCTCGCCCGCGCTGCCCGCCGGCTGGCAGCCCTGGCGGACGGACCTCACCCGAGCGGTGAAGAACGAGTCGCTGGTCACCAACGTGGACAGCGTGGACTCCGGCTGTGTCTCCGGCGGAGCTTCCCTGTACTGCGCGGGGACGGGCTTCACGGTCGCCCGGATCGACGCCGCCTCGGGCCGCGTGAAATGGCGGTTCGGCAGCAACTCGCAGGCCGCCGCGCGTCCTCTCGGAGTCCGGGACGGGATCGTCTACACGCACGTCCAGCCGAACGAGGACTCGGTCTACTCGACCCAGGAGCTGGTCGGCGTCGACACCGACAGCGGGAAGCGTGTCTGGACCCGCACGATCGACGCGGGCCACTCCGCCGCCGTGTTCGACGGCGGCCTCCTGGCGATGTCGGGCGAAGGCGAGGAGTTCGTCGCCCTCGACCCGAAGACGGGCGAGGACCTGTGGCGCACCCCGGCGAAGTCGTCGGCCGGCACCGCCTGCGCCCCGACGGTCCTGGGCGGTGCCCCCTACGGAATCTGCGTGAACGAGGACGACCCCTTCAAGGGTGACGCAGGCTTCCTGCGCCTCGCCCCGGCCGACGGTACGGCGCGGGAACTCGCCGAGCTGCCCCTGCTCGCGGAGCCGCTCGGCGCGGTCGGCGGGCGGCCGCTGTTCGCCCTCCGGCAGAGCGAGGAGTCCCAGTCGGACAACGGCCGGGACGAGCCGTACAGAGCGCTGCTGCAGGTGAACCCGGACAACGGCGACGTCGTCCGCATCCCCCTCAAGGGCACCCCGCGCGGCCTGCCCGGCCTCGTCGGCAGCGCCGTGTACTTCGTCCGCCCCGACGGAACCGTCACCGCGACGGGGGCCGACGACGGCGCCCGGCTGTGGCAGAAGGGCACGCAGATCGAGAACCTGTCGGCGCCGGTCCTGTCGACGAAGTACGACCATCTCTACTTCGCCAACCGCTACGGCCGCCTGCTCGCCCTCGACCGCAGGACCGGCGCCGTCCAGTGGACCACCGACAAGCTGAACGACCCGGGCACCTCGGCGGAGAACCGAATCCCGAGCACGCTACTGGTGAAGGACGCGCTGGTGGCCGTGGCAGGCGACACGGCCTTCTCCGTACGCCCGGACCAACCGTCGTAG